In Limanda limanda chromosome 21, fLimLim1.1, whole genome shotgun sequence, a genomic segment contains:
- the LOC133028216 gene encoding LOW QUALITY PROTEIN: gap junction gamma-2 protein-like (The sequence of the model RefSeq protein was modified relative to this genomic sequence to represent the inferred CDS: inserted 1 base in 1 codon) produces MSWSPLTDLLDKIQNYSTFLGKIWLIIFVVGRILLTTVGGKSVYEDELSRFVCNTDQRGCQTVCYNSFGPLSHIRFWIYQIFLLATPSLMYLGYAVNKIVRAGERAGNGLSRRKPQKDLKARHDGRKCIKEDGLMRAYVFQLLARSLLEXAFMCGQYFLYGFSVPESFMCSDFPCPHIVECFVSRPTEKTIFLLTMYVVCLALNVWEMFHLGIGTIRDSVRTRPVQLPDGSLLI; encoded by the exons ATGAGCTGGAGTCCCCTGACTGATCTGCTGGATAAAATCCAAAACTACTCCACGTTTTTGGGCAAGATCTGGCTCATCATCTTCGTTGTTGGCCGCATTCTGCTGACGACTGTAGGAGGAAAGTCCGTCTACGAGGATGAGCTGAGCAGGTTCGTCTGCAACACAGATCAACGGGGCTGCCAGACCGTCTGCTACAACAGCTTCGGTCCGCTCTCGCACATCCGCTTCTGGATCTACCAAATCTTCCTGTTGGCCACACCTTCACTCATGTACCTGGGCTACGCGGTCAACAAGATTGTTCGAGCAGGGGAGCGGGCTGGTAATGGATTATCACGGAGGAAACCCCAGAAGGATTTAAAGGCGCGGCATGATGGACGCAAATGTATAAAAGAAGATGGGCTAATGCGTGCTTACGTGTTTCAGCTCTTGGCCCGCTCTTTGCTGG GGGCCTTCATGTGCGGTCAGTACTTCCTCTATGGATTTTCAGTACCTGAGTCCTTCATGTGCTCTGACTTTCCCTGCCCTCACATTGTGGAGTGCTTTGTGTCTCGCCCCACTGAGAAAACAATCTTTCTCCTGACCATGTATGTTGTCTGTCTGGCTCTCAATGTGTGGGAGATGTTTCATTTGGGCATCGGCACCATCCGTGATAGTGTACGCACCCGCCCGGTGCAGCTCCCTGATGGTTCCCTGTTGATCTGA